The segment gagagagaacggaggaggggggggagagagagagaacggaggaggggggggagagagagagaacggaggagggggggagagagagaaagaacggaggaggggggcagagagagagaacggaggaggggggggcagagagagagaacggaggaggggggcagagagagagaacggaggaggggggcagagagagagaacggaggagggggggcagagagagagaacggaggagggggggcagagagagagaacggaggaggggggcagagagagagaacggaggaggggggcagagagagagaacggaggaggggggcagagagagagaacggaggaggggggcagagagagagaacggagaggggggggagagagagaacggaggagggggggagagagagaacggaggagggggggagagagagaacggaggagggggggagagagagaacggaggagggggggagagagagaacggaggagggggggagagagagaacggaggaggggggggagagagagaatggaggagagaacggaggaggggggggagagagagaacggaggagagaacggaggaggggggggagagagagaacggaggagagaacggaggagggggggagagagagagaacggaggagggggggagagagagaacggaggagggggggagagagagagaacggaggagggggagagagagaacggagatggggggagagagagagaacggaggagggggggagagagagagaacggaggagggggggagagagagagaacggaggagggggggagagagagagaacggaggaggggggggagagagagagaacggaggagagaacggaggaggggggggggagagagagaacgggaggagggggggagagagagaacggagatgggggaagagaaaggagggggggtaaGAGAAGCATGATAGAAATTAGACTGTCACCTCCTTTGAAACGATTTTCCTTTCCATGTATGGTATATGTATAGGATTGACACGTGACTATCCGTACCTAGTCTCCAGATAGACGTGTGACGGCTGCCAGGCGTCCGGGGGAATTCCCGTCATAACAAATTCTGGGGCTGAAAAAACGGCGAGGCGGGCACGTGCGTTCCAGGATGGGAAGCAATACGAAGGGGCCTCTGCGTTTCACGCCTCCTCCTGGAGATGTAACCAATCAGCAGCAGGCAGGGTCTCGACTTCCCAAAAGCGAATTACCAACGTGTGGAACGCAACGTTTGCGTGTTGACATTCCCTTTTCCCTATTGGTTCGGTCACCCCTATACAGGTCCTTACTTTTTGACTGAAAGAGATACAGTACGGGCCGGCCATTCAATGACGTGAGCTTTGTATAACAGTTGCTATGGGCGGAGCCAAGTTTGAATTTTGTCCGCGAACCCGGAACTAGGGGCGGGGTCAATGACGTTCGGGATTCGCGGAGTGCAAGAAGGGTGCTGTGGGTGAGTGCTGCTGTCCCTTTATTAGGGGCAAATAATGACGGGAACTGTCCCGGCGGGGGTAGCAGCTATCACCTCCCGCATAGTCTTATTGGAATGAGAGGGGGGCAAATAACCCTTAATATTACACAACTGTGAGGGTATTTAATGGAAGGAACTGACTCAAGCAGGGGTAAATAATATCCTTTTGCAGTACCCCAGCTCCTGCGTGCCTTATTGCCtttgtatatatatctttatgtatCGCACAATCCATGTACTTGGTGCTTTacagcaataatacacgtgacataatgggaataatcacttcacacataaaagtagacatttggaaaagtagtccctgcccagaagagcttacaatctaagtggtaagtagggagaacttattgagacagtaggagggtgttatagtAAGTGCATCTGGTAGGGGTCATAGTAAATGCATATGAGCGATTATAGTTGCGGCGTGCGTGTTGTGACACGCATGAAacatgtttaaaaccagagacataacataaaacacagacaaagctcagtgcacatccagaaaaacttatatacggtacagtgcctaaatatacatgtataaataactaataaataaaatagtcttttagtttaacattttggccaaattgttgtaagcccttgagccaactgcacggcagaccacatttcaagggtccctaacactaatatagattcttaataacctgtgctttgtctatgttttatgttatgtctctggttttaaatatgtatAATGCCATggtcagtagcactcctctgtgaaacttatatgcttatatatatgttgtgggtattttgggggttcaatatgagcttgtaggtgttctgtacgCATGAAACATGCACTGAGGCtggaggcgatggggaggcgtggcggttCGCGGCATTACCAGGCTGGTTTGCCCTTTTCCATTTTAAACGGAATGCCCTGTTTTTTATGTGAatagccactcctcttttcttactATTAAATGAAGAATAAAATGCAGTGGGAAAACTATTTCTAAATGTGTTGGGTGGGTCTTGCTCATTAAAATGGGTCTCTTAGAGGAACAAGATGTCCCCCGTTGCTCCTTTTAAATTCCTGTAGTGATAATCTTCGTTTTATACATTACTGTAAGATGCTTCCTGTCTTTGAAAACCATTAACTTAAATGGGAAACCCCAacagtattttattcttttttcccCGTAGGAGGGTGGTGAGCGACTTCAGCTCGCACCTTCTCGCGATCGTAACTCTGGCTAGGTCGTTAAAGATTTGTAAAGTGCTGTTCTCAAAGGGTTCTCTCCAGCATCTAATAAGCCTTTCCTTGGTAGTATAgtgatacatttttattatatccAATCTGGGACCTAAAGCCCTATGGGTATGGTCCATTTGAAGGCCCCCCCCTCCTTCAGGGCTGGATCTATAGTTGTAAATAATCTGTTGCGGTATGGTCCTAGTTCCTCAGTGGGGACAGATTCCGGGATGTTTCGTATTCGGATGTTCTGCCTCCCAGCCCAGTGACGGGTCTGCTCTGCAGACTGGGGAAGGCTGGACTCACCCGACTCGGTAGCCTCATGGGAGATCCACCTGGTGTCACCCCCCACCACTCCCTGGTTGGTCCGCGTCCTGCTTCTCATAGGCTGACGCCGGCTGTTTTGTTTAAGCAGTGTGCGCGCCTGCTCCGATCCGGCTCTGTTACCCGCTCCTCGGACCTCTCGTCTCTCCCCCTCGTTGCTAACTCTcagtcctctgccccccccccccccccccaccgctccctcGACCGGCACAGACTCACTTGGCCCCACGGTAATCTTCTCGGCAAATTAGCTCAGTCGCGGAGGTCTCTCCTACCGAGCTCGTACCTTCCTCCTCCTACAGCACCTGTCTGGTCCCAAGGCAATCTCTCTTCACTccactatatttttatatagtttttATACTTAAATGCCCGTTGCGGTCGTGCAGCTGCGCCTACTTGCGACCGTTCAGCTCAAGtccttggccacgccccccagttgttttgtttgttttaaatagGTGGGAAGTAGGgagctccagagctgaaccgcattaatttcagccccaagGACCCCTTGCTccttgagatacttacctccgtagtgggtgcctGTAGCGGCTCCGGATATTTAAAGGTGCTGGTCAcgcgggccagtaggaagccgcaagggataaTGTCACAGCTTCCTTTTGTTCTGTGGGACATTAAGCTGCCATTCGGTTCTCCACACACAGCCAAGGCTGAGCTGCTACTAGTAGCTCCAACGGAGgtacgtatctcgggaagcatggggtccccagagctgaaatcaatgcagttcagctccagagaccccctgcgtcaaacctatatatacatttaaaacaaaagaaaaacggATAGCAGGATTGCTACTTTTAATAGGAAGCAAGTAGAggtatttcagcaggagagacgctgagacagagtAAGGCCTCATACCCACTGCTCGCGCTACAGCGTGTGCGGCGGCAAACAAGATACGCCCCTGTGGGGCCAGCTCCAGTCACTGCCTGCGCGCGCCACAGATtgcggctgaaactggtgcacaTGCCGCCCGGCTCTCCGGCGCGCccgtgcacgcagtgactggggccgtagcctaaagtGATTCTAGTAGCAGAGTTTAGGATagcttgtaggggagacaggtgagaggtggCAAGAACGGTCAGTAGGTTACAATAGTgaaggcgggagagaatgagggcatgtgttagttttagcagtagagcgacagtGCAAAGTTACACCCTTTCCAATGTTACAGGGCACAAATTGACAGGTTGTatctacattgtgaatgtgagggagaTGCTACCTAGGCAGCGTACAGTTTTAtgtgaaaaccaggtccaggcaatggccatccttgtgggtgctaacTACAGTCCGTTGGTGAAGGCAAAAATAAGAATTTAGAAAAATtggcaaaggagagaggggtcatcaatatggcagttgaagtccccaaggagaaggggagtcggaggggagaaagagagaaccaggattcaaagttagagagacagacgggggatgagtagaggtactgtaggtgggcgatagatacCAGCAacgtggaagggagagagagaacacggacAGTGTGAGCCAACAATGAAGGAAAAGAAAGACGAATGCAAAGTAATGGTCTGGTAACGGCAGATTGAGGATAGAAGCCCTGTGCCCCCACCCCTGCAATCGGGGCGATGTGTGGGAGGcaggccaccataagagaaggCAGCTTCCTGTGCAGTCACAGACTGAGAACATCTCAAAACGGACAGGAACTTGCTAGAAAAGGAGCTGGGAtcccaaagggcacaggagaaagggagagggcagTAGTCAGGGGCTGGGTATGAAGTTAGGGAGGTTTACACCACGAGGAGGGCGACTTGGATGTGGGAGGTGacgacgagagcatgtagaaataagacagggaccactTGCAGAAAGGACATTGCAACCCCTTGCTCTGAAACCCTTTTATTGCaataacccagctcctgagtacCTTATTTCCCTGAGCCGCCTTATTGCAGCGATCCAGCTCCTGAGTGATTTATTGCCCCATGCCAGTTAGTGGGGATATTAAAGATGAACGTTGCTTGTCTTTGTGTTTCAGGGCTCATGCTAGAGCCGCTGGTGTCTGAGCCATGGACAGAACGCTGGAAGGTAAAGCAGCGCACGGCTTGCTCTACTCTATCACTGTCACTGCAGGGTACGAGGCTCTCTCGTTATAGGATGCACAGCTATATATTTCTCTTTGTTTCTCTTCCAGATCTCCCTCTGATCACTGAGGAGACTTTTGATTTTGAGCCGTGCTCCCCCTCTGACAGGTAACATTCTCACAATTTTTGTAAGCTCGCGGGGGTAGGTATTTCCTTTCCGCTTTTCTGATTTTATTTACTGCacgtattgtattataattccctgtattgtatcttttgtaaagcgctatataaagatatacacataccccccctccccccctccccgtcattCCCCTTCCCTGTCCTTTCATCCCTCTCCATCCCCCACCAATCCATTTTAATCTACCCCTTCTGACAGGTAGGTTTAAGGCATTCAGATCACGTCACATGTTAGTAGGTCACTGCTCCTCAGTGGAACTGACACTGTGTCATCCGTGTCCTTATGCCCTCTGTCTTGTAgctatggtgatgatgatgattctGTCCCCCTCGCGTGTACCTCCCAGCTTCATGTAGCACGGCCCATCGATATGAACGTCCCAGGCACAGGGGAGGTGAGCTGGTGCTGCGCTGGAGCCCGCTAAGTGCACAGGGCATGGAGGAGATAACCAAGGAGGCCAACAGGCTGGCATGGGAGCTGGAGAAGGAGAATGAGAGTATAGCGGACGGACACTATCTTTATACAGCAGGTACCTCCTTCCCTGGGTACCAGCTAAAGCCAGCAGGCATCTCCGCCAGGGACACTCATCAGACAGGAGACATCTCCTACCTTGTGCATCAGACAGAAGACCTCTCACTTGGGCACCAGCTAAAGATGGTGGGTACTTCTTACCATGGGCACTGGAGAGAGGGAACCTCCTCCCCCAGACTGCAGCTTCATACAGCAGATATCGCCATGCCTGCGGGCATCACATCCCCTGGGCACCGGTCCCTCTTGCTGCCAGATAACACTTCCAGCCCCCGGAGCCCCCGCAGAGAGACTTATGTGATCAGAGACAGTCCCATACGCTCACTACTGCCCAACTTGGACCTGCTGCCCCCACCAAAAGGGGTCATCATGCCAGGAAGGGATGCTGCCCGTGTACAGAGcaaggcaggaggaggagggggtaaatTCACCCTGAGGAAGGGGCAAcgagagcgaggagagagggtgagagccaAGGGATGGGGGAGTGATATGGGATGGGGTGAGGGTAGTGACAATGGGACAGCTATCTCACTTCTGTAACTGCTCCACAGAGTGGCCCCGGGAGGCACAGTCGGGGGACAGCGTGCAGTGTGAAGGCTACGCGGATAATGCAGAATCCCACTGGGAAATCCTGGTCAGGTAACAAGaagcacagtatcctgtactaatcacaacTTCAttttctgcacacacacattcctgtactaatcccagatACCCACTCTGCGTGCACACACTATATTTGACTAATTCCAATTTCcccatgtgtatacatacatcCTTTCCCAACTCCAGCTTCCCCCCC is part of the Ascaphus truei isolate aAscTru1 chromosome 9, aAscTru1.hap1, whole genome shotgun sequence genome and harbors:
- the PSRC1 gene encoding proline/serine-rich coiled-coil protein 1 isoform X1; the protein is MEEITKEANRLAWELEKENESIADGHYLYTAGTSFPGYQLKPAGISARDTHQTGDISYLVHQTEDLSLGHQLKMVGTSYHGHWREGTSSPRLQLHTADIAMPAGITSPGHRSLLLPDNTSSPRSPRRETYVIRDSPIRSLLPNLDLLPPPKGVIMPGRDAARVQSKAGGGGGKFTLRKGQRERGERSGPGRHSRGTACSVKATRIMQNPTGKSWSAGKVPLISLPSRPTGIPALTSRLPVPKPCPTGPRLPTSTRPTNPRVHSGSVRLPAQRGENREPLHKMQHVSIRGSLMRPPTRLAAPIKTLLPGFPR
- the PSRC1 gene encoding proline/serine-rich coiled-coil protein 1 isoform X2; translated protein: MEEITKEANRLAWELEKENESIADGHYLYTAGTSFPGYQLKPAGISARDTHQTGDISYLVHQTEDLSLGHQLKMVGTSYHGHWREGTSSPRLQLHTADIAMPAGITSPGHRSLLLPDNTSSPRSPRRETYVIRDSPIRSLLPNLDLLPPPKGVIMPGRDAARVQSKAGGGGGKFTLRKGQRERGERSGPGRHSRGTACSVKATRIMQNPTGKSWSGKVPLISLPSRPTGIPALTSRLPVPKPCPTGPRLPTSTRPTNPRVHSGSVRLPAQRGENREPLHKMQHVSIRGSLMRPPTRLAAPIKTLLPGFPR
- the PSRC1 gene encoding proline/serine-rich coiled-coil protein 1 isoform X3; the encoded protein is MEEITKEANRLAWELEKENESIADGHYLYTAGTSFPGYQLKPAGISARDTHQTGDISYLVHQTEDLSLGHQLKMVGTSYHGHWREGTSSPRLQLHTADIAMPAGITSPGHRSLLLPDNTSSPRSPRRETYVIRDSPIRSLLPNLDLLPPPKGVIMPGRDAARVQSKAGGGGGKFTLRKGQRERGERSGPGRHSRGTACSVKATRIMQNPTGKSWSAGKVPLISLPSRPTGIPALTSRLPVPKPCPTGPRLPTSTRPTNPRVHSGSVRLPAQRGSLMRPPTRLAAPIKTLLPGFPR